GATGTACATTTTTATAAACTGATTGTAACTCATAGATCACTCCGTGTAAAGTGCTCACAGACAACTAGTATTACTCATGCAAGTAAAATTATGCATCAATTATAGGGAGATGCACAAGTTGATCAAATGGTCAATAACCATTTCAAATTATGCGTACCATTGCACTACCTTTCATAGATATACACAATTAAGTAACTAACATCTAACATGATATACATTTTTGTAAATTGATTGTATCTCACAGATCACCTCGTGTAAGTTGCTTATAGATAAATTAGTATTAGTCATACAAATAAAATTACACACCTATTATAGCCTGCAAGAAGATACACAAGTGAGTCAAAACAGCAATAGTCATTCTAAATATATGCGTACCATTGCACTACTCATGTGACTGCAAAGACTTATTGCAATATGCATGGgtaattactactttttgagaTTGTCATAAATTGACAACTAAAACCTCACCTAAATCCACTATCTCTGTAATAGTGGTAAGTGACTAATTAAATTTTTGTTCAATCAATGTGTATATAACTTATAAGTAACCAAATGTAACTAGTTTTTACAAATTTGTGCATTAAAAATCTTTATTTCtttaaacatataaaaaatgGACTAAATAGTTTGTAAACCATTAGCAACGGAAAGTCAATAATACCAACATGGGGTACAATATTGGCATGTTACTAATtagcaataaaaaataaatattttttactaATTAATAGAATAGAGTTATTGCTCTGGATATATTGTAAAATAGATCGAGCTAACAAtaaaaaattaacaacaaataGTACTTAAATACTAACTAAATATACAACACTGATAAACATAATCTAAAACTAATAATTTAACTTTTTTTCTGCTAATACATTGTAAAATGGATTGAACATGTGGTAATGCATTAAGAGCTAAATGTAAGTACATTCTCACTAGTATTACAAGTCTAGCGTAATGAACTATCTAATTGTCCAATCTAATATCTTTACTCCACCAGCATTGATTGATATCCATTAATTTGTCAAAAGAAACTATCTTTGCCCATGACACACTGCAAAATAAGATCAATAAGATATAATGTGTTAACAATTACATACAGGGTATAGTTAATCAGATCCCAATTTATACGCCTATATGAACTCTATGAACCAATAAACAACTATATAGTAAATTCATTCTTACATTATGTGTATGTATGTGACAGTGTGTATGGgctaaacaaccaattacaaattCAAACAATAGACTAACTTCTGTAAATTTATGGCCATATAAGCATACATAAGATATAGCACTACTCCATACCTACTAACAACGCGTACACTATACAGAAAAATGCTAATATCAACTATACCAAAGTTTGTAAAATACATTCCAACTCATGTAACTACTTTTTGTTGCGCTATATCTAATCTCCCTTTTACAAATATACATTGTCAAGTAATTAACACCTAACATGAtgtatatttttgtaaactgattgtacctcataAATGACCCCGTGTAAGGTACTCATAGACAAACAAGTATTACTCGTATAAGTAAAATTACATATCCATTATAGGGAAATACCCAAGTTGATCAAAGGGCCAATAACCATTCCAAATTTATGCGTACCATTGCACTACCTTTCATAGATATACACAGTCAAGTGACTAACATCTAACATAATGTACATTTTAgtaaactgattgtacctcataGATCACCCCGTGTAAGGTGCTTATAGGCAAATGAGTATTAGTTATACAAATAAAATTACACAACCACTGCAACCTGCAAGGAGATACACAAGTGGGTCAAAACACTAACAACCATTTCAAATGTATGCATACCACTGCACTATGCATATGGTTGCGATGACTAATTGTAAGATGCATGTGGACAAATAATTGCATGTTCAATAATTTCTATGCATCGTACTTGGTCAGTAATACAGTGTACATTATTTTAACCAGATTGTACATTCActaattatttatatatatacatgctaCTTATTGAAGTAAACTACCTATCTAATAAATATTTAATGCATTCTCATAAGCACTAATGGTCAATTTAATAGGTGATTGtagtaaaaacttttgatatAATGTTATTGATGAATAACTTACCATACATTCTGATAAACAAGGTGTACATCACACACCTTATCTAGACAAAATGCAATACTTTAAAAGCAATTACAAGTAGCAAAATTTATACATGTACAGTCATATCAATCGATTGTAACTTTTAACTCACTTTCTGTATAGTCATACAAACACAAGAATTGTATAATACATAAATCTTTCTTTATAACATAGTTTTCCTAACTATACTTAACATTTTTCCCCAGTTGTACGAAGCTTAAACTCCTTTATCAATCTAATGACTTGGTTATTTTAAGAGTTACTAATCGACCTATGACTAACCAAAATTAAGGATAAGGGTTAGTAGAATTACCTTCGTCTACCTCTACCATTGTTTTTCAACCTTACTTCGCCATCCGGGATAGTGGTGTATTTACTCAGTTCTATTTTGCCATCCAATATTTGCTTCATGATCAAAATTGTGAGGCGTCAATACCTGTTGCATTTGTGTTCTTTACCCTTAATCGTCAACAAATCTCCTCTGTAATGATGAAACACTGCTATAGCTTGCTTCTTCAGTTTGAATAGCCCTTATCCATCAAGCACATATCCCTCACAACACGTTACGCCTCCAGCTTCAACAAAGAGGAAGAAGGTTATCTCTCAGTAATTTTCTCATCCCCAGCTAGAGAGAGAAATTAGTTTCCTTAAAGGTAAATATGATGTTGAATTTCCAATTCCCGGTTAGAAAGATCAAGTTGTTTTCTTCAACATTGTGTTGAATAATGACTTTCCCAATTTTAACTTGAAGCTAActatcaaattcaaaatttcatttcaaaattcaaacttttgaaAGTTCCGTTTAGTTTAACCCAGTCCGTTAAGATAAGGcaactcaaattttttttttagattttactAATTGGAACGACAACATTTTTGCTTCTCTTGTGGTCCTTGGCTGCGTGGCTCTTTTTCTGGCACTTATTGAGGCTTGTGAGGAGACCGTTCAGAGACGATTCttctgatgaccgtccctgccctgTATCCTATGACTAAAGATTGAAACCATGTAACATATGGGCCCTGCCATGACTTGTGCAACATAATAGTTCTATGGCCAGAACATAAGTTAAAAATCGGCCAACTCAAACTTGACTAAGGTGGGACCTACTGAATTCCATGTTAACTTAACAATGAATCGTGCAATTCATGAATTGCCTACTATCATGAAAACTAGATTATAACAAATGCAAACAATCATGATGCCGTAAACCCGAAAGCCGAAACACAAGGCAATACATTGTGAACGAAAAAGTCAACAATCATGGTTTCAACAATTAGCCAATTCTTCACAAATATCAtacataatttttcttaaagataaaaattactaaatccaaattatttcctaataatcaaccatatgggctctgataccacttgttagggtggtTGTCTAAATTTAACctttggtgaaaaccatcacctattaaatccaaaatctatatggcgattattaagaaataaattaacatgAAAAATTGCGGAAGCGTACCTTGATCCATGCTGacaaacttgatacttgaatccctagagattttGGGGTGGCCTTTCAGATCAACACGTATTCCCCAATCCTTGAGAGAGCCTTTTAGTTtatctctggtatctttcctaaCGATAGGATATCAGGAAAGAGCTATTTTATCGGCACTAGAAAATATGACAATAAGAATAATATGTGTGACCTGGGGACTATAACCTTATTTATAgataacattcctgttaccttttggaTTCCTATTTCATCTCATCATAGAAATAAAAAATACCATTAAGTCTCTACACATTAAAaacccacatcctattagatacattaagtTCAAACCATATTTCATTACTTTAATTGAACTTAACGTTATTTGACAGTTTatcacataattattcacatgtaagtccaatgttggattaaggatccaacaataTGTACTAGTATTTCGGCAACAACTTTCGGTTGACGGAGGGGTTGAGGAGGAATTCAAGGACACGGCTAATGAGGACGACTATGGTGGTTTGGATTATTAACAAGGGGAATGCAAAGTGCAGCGGATTATCCCCTTGCCATGCGCCACCTGAGGAAGTTTTAACTGAGGTCACGTTAAATGCCATAATGCTATCTGGCAGCTAGTAGCCACTAGTCACTAGGTAATTGTGGTGTTCAGAATTTAAGGAGTTGCACAACAATATATGGCTATTTTGGAACCACCAGACTCGGTAGCCATAAAGGAGCGTCTTTCACATAAAAAGTaactttaattttaattttaataaaatgaaaaatattttagaacaTTGTAAAATGAAAATTATGACACTTTTAATAAGATAAAGGAAGTAATATAACAAAATTTGATATTACTAATTTATCTATAAATCCAATAAAATACAACTTATGAGTTGCTAGATCCCAACCTCAAACTAGAACCTAATTCTGATTCACCTGCTCTTAGCTCTTTAAAAGGGATCAATAAAAGTCAAGATATGGGTTTGAGTTAAGCTAACTCGAATAGAATTTTAGAatcattcttctttttttttttttttgcttttttagTGTACTtatccttttgaattttttgttaaattctTAAAATATTCAAACCAAGAACTTATAGTTGATCAAATTATATGAAAACGAGGAAGTACCCGTGCTTGACTAGTTATATAAATAATAGGAAAAGAGATGAAAATTTGTAGGGCTAAATGCACTAAACCCTCTTGCACCATATACAGCATTGCAGTTTACTTCCCCAAACTTTTTAACAGGAACTTTCCTTGATGATCTGTTTGGACAAAATTATTCCTGCCagcataattttttttcttttctttttcttttttttttcttttttgctctcttattttcttctcttttccccTTCACTCATGCCATTAGCCAATTTTTCTCTCTAATACTAAAGTACttacatcaaaattttttttttttttagctccttttctttaattttatatttcttaaattcattcttaataATTCATCTTAGACTCTTTACTGTTACAAAATATATGGACTTTATATCATAAAGCGTATTAATCTTGCAATTCAACAAATACATATAAACTAACTAGAGTTCACAATTACCAACCATTCATAATAAAAAGTAACATTATTCGCATCAtgtaagaaagaaaaattaacaAGTTATTCATAGTGAAACCACAATAATAATTGATTTGCTTCTTTATCAGATATTACTTTTGATCCTCAGTTCTCTCTGCTCTCAAACTCGTAAGTCTGTtataaatagaaagaaaatgagaaaaatggaaataataaaaatgatgaTAATATGCAAATGATCTCTTCTTGTAGAGTCCTTCTTCCCTCTGCCTCTGCCATGGCGGCCTCCTCTTTCCCTCGTTCCGCGATGGCGGGGAAAGGGTCACTTGGCGTATGGCCAGGGATGGCGCAACTGAGCATTAGAAAGAATCTTGTGTATGGATTGATGCGGTTGTTCTCGATGCTATTCAAAACATTGCGTGGAGTTAGTAGCAGAACTCTTGGTGTTTCTCGTTTTTGCAGCATTAACAATATGTCCTCCACCCTCCAAATTGAATTGATACCCTGCCTTAGGGACAACTATGCATACTTAATACATGACAAAGATACTGGGACTGTTGGAGTAGTTGATCCTTCAGAAGCTGTACCTGTGATAGATGCATTGGACAGGAACAATCGGAATTTGACTTATATATTGAACACTCACCATCACTATGATCACACTGGTGGGAACATGGAGTTAAAAGAAAGGTACGGGGCAAAGGTAATTGGATCCGGAGTAGACCAGGATAGAATTCCTGGAATTGATATTGCATTGAATGATGGTGATAATTGGAAGTTTGAAAGCAAAGGTCATACACGAGGCCATATTAGTTTCTACTTTCCTGGATCAAAGGCAATATGCACCGGAGATACTTTGTTCAGTTTATCATGTGGCAAGCTCTTCGAAGGAACTCCTGATCAGATGCTCTCTTCGTTGAGGAAGATAATGTCTTTGCCAGATGATACAAGTATTTACTGTGGTCATGAGTATACACTGAGTAATTCAAAGTTTGCACTATCAATAGAACCGAGTAACAAAGATTTACAATCCTATGCTGCTGAAGTCAACCACCTCCGAGACAAGGGCATGCCAACAATTCCAACTACTCTTGGAAAGGAGAAATTATGCAATCCATTTCTTCGTACTTCAAGCATGGAAATCCGGCGGTCATTGAAGATTCCACCTGCTGCAAATGATGCAGAAGCATTGGGCATAATCCGGCAAGCGAAGGATAATTTCTAGGGGCCAAAACTTGCAGTTTTCATCGGATtcagggtctgtttgataacataaaaaagtacTGAAACTAAAcattttcagacattcagatattttgaatatttgataaatgaaaatctatctgctgaacttgttaagcagtgctgaacttgtgtgtatttttttcagcaaaagaatcctaactgaatgcttaattctgataagaatcaatagtacttcaactaccttatcttatctaccaaatatacccttgtttgttaattatattcaaaattcttatctaattaaacaacctaatattctctatctaacggtttttaatttttcttttctccttttttaattactttcacatcttctccatactcctcatataatatattttatcttttatattaatttgatttaaaaataaatattgtcattttcatacccgacaattttaaactaattaaatcatagattctatttcttttttgaatgaaaggatataagggcaaaattgtcaaattaaacttattaagcattcagttataaatacTTATCAAACAATATAAATAGGTTTagtattaaaattcagacattcatatatttttttcagtgcttaaaattcaacaaattaattgtttcagcattcagatttcagaattcaaacttcagaattcagatccagttttatcaaacggaacctcaCTAGTGCAAACAAAGAGAGCATTCAATCCCACCTTGTAAACAAGTGACAACTATTGTGTACATTCTAGCTTTGTTCTTATGTGTGCTAGGAATGTGGATTCCATCTATCCTTGAAATTGCTAGAGAAAAATTGGTTCATGTCAACGATTTCGAACCTCTTTATTTTGAAAGAATAATTCATGATTccaatttttctaaaaaaaaaatattacttttgataattgattaattaatattaattttttgtcCATATATATTTCAATAATTCAATTTCTTAATCCAAATAGGCTTCACAATGTGAGCAACGTAGATGTTGTTACAATGCAGActtttttttcatgaaatttagACTTTGGAAACTAgtaaataacaaatttttacaTCTAGTATattgagttaaaaaaaataatgatttaATTTCAATTGtacaaataataacaatatgagagagagagaaaggagagagaaaaaaaagaaactaaaatgaATGATAGGGAAGAATAAAAGCAAGAATAATTAGGATAGAAAAGGTAGTTTTGTCCAAACATATATAAAGGGCGACAAAGTGTCTATAAACACAATTTAGGGTGTTAAACTAGGTAAATAGTTCAGAAGGGTTTGTGctttaaccctttttttttatttcatcaaAACAATAGCACTTCCGGGCTCATATTTTAAATCCTTTGTTGGAGTGTTTTATTCTATGGAAATTCACTTTAAAGGATGAAATTAgattagaaaaaaaatggaaaagtatTTTAGTTCTTTATTCAATATGTTTTAAACTTTACTAATTCAATTTTTGTGGCACAAACGATTCTACAGATACAAATAGACTAGACTCTAATGAGAAAGAATACCAAAAAGATAACaatcaaaaagaaattttcacggatattttactgaataaaaaattgaaaaaataaaagagtgaCATAATgtttcattttttctattttttttttacatttagTATTAGCAATATTTTATTGATTCAATTTTCATAGTTTAATCTTGAGGTTGGTTCTCTTTCCAGCCCAAAATGGCCGACTTAGGCCTCTTCCTTCACCTATTGCATAGGAATAAgtttgtaaaaagaaaaaagatgtcTGTGTATATACATACTTCTCCGTCCTAATACATCCTCCCGTGCTATATAGGAATCCAATTTTTTAATCATAGTATTTTGATTGTAAtgtttgcatttctttttctaattataacccccaaatttcaaattttgaatttgaatataaGATGTACATGAATAGAGGAAGGGACAATATTGAAAATAGAGGCTAAAAAtggttttgacttttgtacCTAAAAGTGCAAGTGAGTCAAGCTACTTGCAACTAGCTCGATTCgagaaactcgactcgactcgactcgattttATCGAATTTGACCTCGAGCTTGAATTGCTCAAGTAGTAAATCGAGTCAAGTGTAAGCTTTGAAATGCTATGTTCGTGAGCCTACTtgagtatttttattatttaattttaattttaatcatttttaactttaatttttttatattatgaaaattttagctttaaattttttattgatAGAATTATTACTTCCATTAAAATGTGGCTttaaatttttatgattttaatACTAGTTTAAGTGTTTTGGCTTTTATAATTGCACATGGATTATTAAAAAGTTGTGATTagttttttcttaatttaatcaAGCATGCCTGATTGTGCTCAATTTTGAACTCAAGTAGCGAGCTCAAACTCAAATAAAAGGTACTCGATGAGTTAGAATTTGAACTTGAGTACGTCCATTTGTTAGTGGACTTAAGTTCAAGTAGGATGATATTCTAGGCTTTGAGCTTGATTTGATTCAATTACACCCTTATTTGTAACATATATAACAAATATTTGGGTATCGAGGGAGCATTATCTATATAGTGCAACTTTATAACCTGAGAAATGAGTCTTATGATCAAGGCTTCTGTAATCACTCTATAGTTGCAAGGCACAATTCATGGATCGGATTTGGCCAGCTTAGCTTGACTAGATTTAGC
This portion of the Coffea eugenioides isolate CCC68of chromosome 11, Ceug_1.0, whole genome shotgun sequence genome encodes:
- the LOC113753701 gene encoding probable hydroxyacylglutathione hydrolase 2, chloroplastic; the encoded protein is MQMISSCRVLLPSASAMAASSFPRSAMAGKGSLGVWPGMAQLSIRKNLVYGLMRLFSMLFKTLRGVSSRTLGVSRFCSINNMSSTLQIELIPCLRDNYAYLIHDKDTGTVGVVDPSEAVPVIDALDRNNRNLTYILNTHHHYDHTGGNMELKERYGAKVIGSGVDQDRIPGIDIALNDGDNWKFESKGHTRGHISFYFPGSKAICTGDTLFSLSCGKLFEGTPDQMLSSLRKIMSLPDDTSIYCGHEYTLSNSKFALSIEPSNKDLQSYAAEVNHLRDKGMPTIPTTLGKEKLCNPFLRTSSMEIRRSLKIPPAANDAEALGIIRQAKDNF